The Equus przewalskii isolate Varuska chromosome 8, EquPr2, whole genome shotgun sequence genome has a window encoding:
- the MOS gene encoding proto-oncogene serine/threonine-protein kinase mos, translating to MPSPLPRPPYLPGEFSPSVDSRPCSSPSQLPGKAGKLSLGGTPPRAPRLPRRLAWCSIDWEQVCFLQRLGAGGFGSVYKATYHGVPVAIKQVNKRTKNRLASQRSFWAELNIARLRHDNIVQVVAASTRTPAGFESLGTIIMEFGGNVTLHQVIYGATSCPEEEEAQPRCCAGEQLNLGKCLKYSLDVVNGLIFLHSQSIVHLDLKPANILISEQDVCKIGDFGCSEKLEDVPCCQTAPYHLGGTYTHRAPELLRGDTLTPKADIYSFAITLWQMTTKEMPYSGERQYVLYAVVAYNLRPSLSAAVFTDSILGRRLGKMIQGCWRASAAQRPSAELLLGDLNTLKGEFASL from the coding sequence ATGCCCTCGCCTCTTCCGCGACCCCCTTATCTCCCGGGCGAGTTTTCTCCCTCGGTGGACTCGCGGCCCTGCagcagcccctcccagctgccgGGGAAGGCGGGCAAGCTCTCCCTGGGCGGCACCCCGCCCAGGGCCCCACGGCTGCCACGCCGGCTGGCCTGGTGCTCCATTGACTGGGAACAGGTGTGCTTCCTGCAGAGGCTGGGAGCTGGCGGGTTTGGCTCCGTGTACAAGGCAACTTATCATGGGGTGCCGGTGGCCATAAAGCAAGTGAACAAGCGCACCAAGAACCGACTGGCATCCCAGCGCAGTTTCTGGGCTGAGCTCAACATAGCAAGGCTTCGCCATGACAACATCGTGCAGGTTGTGGCTGCCAGTACGCGCACCCCTGCGGGCTTTGAAAGTCTAGGCACCATAATCATGGAGTTTGGTGGCAATGTCACTTTACACCAAGTCATATACGGTGCTACGAGCtgccctgaggaggaggaggcccagCCTCGCTGCTGTGCCGGAGAGCAGTTAAATTTGGGAAAGTGTCTGAAGTATTCCCTAGATGTCGTGAACGGCCTGATTTTCCTCCACTCACAAAGCATTGTGCACTTGGACCTGAAGCCAGCTAACATTCTGATCAGCGAGCAGGATGTCTGCAAAATTGGTGACTTTGGTTGCTCCGAGAAGCTGGAAGATGTGCCCTGCTGCCAGACTGCTCCTTACCACCTGGGCGGCACATACACCCACCGAGCCCCAGAGCTTCTGAGAGGAGACACCCTAACGCCCAAAGCGGACATCTATTCTTTTGCCATCACTCTCTGGCAGATGACGACCAAGGAGATGCCTTACTCAGGGGAGCGTCAGTACGTGCTGTATGCTGTAGTGGCCTATAATCTGCGGCCGTCTCTGTCGGCAGCTGTCTTCACGGACTCCATCCTTGGGAGAAGACTTGGGAAGATGATCCAGGGCTGCTGGAGGGCCAGTGCTGCTCAGCGGCCAAGCGCAGAGCTTCTCCTGGGTGATCTTAACACTTTAAAAGGTGAATTTGCCTCACTCTAA